From the genome of Lytechinus pictus isolate F3 Inbred chromosome 4, Lp3.0, whole genome shotgun sequence:
AAACTTCAACAAACTATTCTTAGATGACAGTAGTTACTTGATTTCAGCAATGCTGCAAATTTGTATCACATAAAGGTTTTTATCACCCATTTATTCTTGTACAAATTGCTTAATATCACACCTGCATTCTTTtggcagaataaaaaaaataatgaaaaaaagcttAACAGATTTTCTTCCAAACCTTTGATATAtatgcattatttatttttataatgcaTGATGAAAATATAGCAATGTTTCATTTTAAGAATCTTCTAAATCCAGCTCTGTGGTAATCAAACAAccatttattacaaattttgaagataaattttgaaaatatatttgtatgaaAACATAATCAAGCTAGTGTTTAGTGTTTAGTTCATGTTCATcatgtttcatattttgcaCAACAGACAATGGTTAAAATGAAGTTTGGCCACCAGAATAAATACTAATGAAATTATCTATAGATTCTTGAACATTATGATAGGaatcaaatttttatgaataaaatacagGAAAAGGAACAAGAACAATTATCTCCACAGAACAATATGATGAGGTGCTCAATCAAACATCAATCTGTAACTAATGAACAAGCTACAGCACCAGAACAGGCCCTTGTTGCCATGTTGGAAAAACTTTACACAAATCCAGCTTTTTATCACAACAGATGCATAAAATCATCATTGGAGATTTCTATTCCATtcatcatatttctttttttttttattaataatacaACAGCAGCTAAGCCTAATACAAAGTTTAAAAGTGACTAATCATTTCATTTCCCAAACTTGAAAATCCACAAGTCTGCAATGaacattttctaaaaatttgcTGGTTGAAAATTAGAAGTTATTTGTGTTTCAAAGAtattttgttgtcattttttccttGATATTATCACATTATTCATCTGATCAAATTAAAGTttgttaaatgttttttttcttaaaatctcTGTAAAGAAAATGGTTTTCTTGTAATTTGCATTGTTCCAACAAAAAATTCATGTCACAATAAAGAATGTCTAGAATACTTTAAGATCACATGCATCAATCTTACATTTCTGTTTGACTTGATTCCTTTTCTTGGTCATGGTCAGGTagtctttcacctcatgaagatAGGTGAGTGTGTTGCTACGGAAACGATTCCCATCAAACTCCAGAGGGGGCGGTGGGTTGGTGTACTCCGGGCTGGGCGGTTGGTAGAATGGTGGTGGACTGGATGGAGGGCTGTAGGAGGGTGGGTCAATCATGGGTTGTCTGGGATGGGTGCTGACCATACCCCACAGGGGCGGTGGTGGTATAAAGGGCACCTGAGGGGTATAGCTGTTGAGACTCTCAAAGAGTTTAGCCTTCTCCGAATCCAGTGGGATGATGAGAGGCCCATCTTTGTTATCATCAAATGGAAGCTTCTCCTTCTCTGGTTTCTTCTCCGGGATGATGTACGGTGAGttatcaaggaaagatgtctcAATCATGATGTGCTTGGTCCTGCTTGAGTATTGCGGCGAGTTTTGACCTTCGACCGGTCCCCGATTCTTGTCAGGAGATTCCGTAGGCTTTGTTCTGTTCTGGTAACGTTGGATTCTTCTTGATTTTGTAATATCCAGAAGGTCTGTGAATTTGAAAGGAGGTGGGGTAACTCCGGTCGTGTTGGTGTCTATTGTTTTCAGTTCAACCGTCTTTACCTCCTCTTCACTCTCTTTTCCCAAATTCTTTTCAGCATCTCTGTTGTCAATGTTAGTCACTCTGATGCATGGTGAGTTGACCTTTGTCTCAATGTTTTCCTCACAgactttctccttttcctcctttcttttcttctgccTCTCCAATGGCACTGGCTTTGTCTTTTTGGGAATATTCTCAATGTCCTTTGTCCCAGTCTTTGACAGTTCTGGCAGGTAGGACTGCCTGGACAGAAAAGCAATGATATCACCAAAGTCCGCAACCTTTGGGAAGTACTTAAGTTGAGCATTGCCAGTGGGCTTAATTGCCTGGTCATGCCTGGACAATAACTTAATACTTGGACAACTAGATAATGAATTTGTAACATCCTTCATATTAGCGGTGTCACCAGTCCGCTGTGACCGCAGGGTCGCCATGGACACACACGTTGGATGGACCATCTTGGGTTTGTCTCTATCACCCGGCTTGCTGATCAAGAACCAAGTCTCTGACAATTTGAGGCTGCTGCTCTCAACGAAACAAGATTTGAGAATGTGAATGACACACCAGGGTGTCTGCTGGGCTCTCTCTGGTCTGAGTGATAGATGAGAAGTTGAGTAGCAGTCATGAGGTTACAAGCAGTTGTACTGTACCAGATCGTGTGGCTAATTTAGAGCGCCGCATTCGCACTACTGCCTGTCCATGCTAGTCTCAAAACCAGCCTTGCTGACCTCTTTCTAGCTTCTGACCAGTATCCACagtaataagaaaaataaacgcAACTTCATGGAAAGCTCCTTTATCTTAACAGACTTTTAACCGATCCCGATAATTGATAAATCCAATATCGACCGGTAGCCTGTTCTTGCTCAAACAACTTTCAGGAAAATTCACCCACTTTGTTACCCCCCTTAGTTTCAAATCCTCTTTATATACACATGTCACAGTCTCATCAACGAGACTAATTCACGACTTGGTGAAGGGGATTGCTCTTTCCTTCATCCAGGGTGCAATATTCAGGGATGGGCTCAAAATCTCATCCCCCCCCATACAGCACGTTGCTGCTGTTGCACCCCTCATAATCCCAGGTCTACCTCTGATTATCTACCCCAAACACTCCCCGTAGACTGATTGCTCTCGATCACTGCTGCTGGGATAATCACTCTCGACCTTCTTCAGATGCAATATCTTATTCTTTCTTTGCCATGATATACAGGTACATACTGTGAAACTGGTagggccaaagtttattgaaagGTTAGAAAACAGGTAACACTGATCACATTCTTTAATCATGACATCATGTCCTAGGTGATGGtgctaatatacatgtagcagatACATGTAGTGAGGGATATTCAATCTAGATTGAAACTCTCACCAGTACCAACTCCAAccaaaaagaataaatgataaacatgcATCTTGTGCAGTTGCTACAGGATTTTGtaccttttcatattttttcactttgaaaGCCCTAataaaacacccccccccccaaaaaaaaaagagaaatgaacATTTAAAGAAATGATTCTCACGATGCTCAGTATACTGCTGAAATGAAGCATGGAATCAATTTGAGCAATTTCTTTTCTTGTGATCTACTTTAAATCTTAAAAATCTATGTTACTATCAAACTAAAATTGACAGAATTCTAGTTTTGTAGAACTTTCCAAATCCAAGTTTTATAATGACTtatataaaatgaacaaaaccAAAGCTGTAATCTTCCAATACATGATCTTGATTTgtctatttttaaatatttttatcatgatatattctaacaaataaaagaaaaacaaaaatttggTAAATCTGTTAGAATCTTTCTTTTTCCAATTACTTGATTGCCTTTCTTTGCAAAACAAACAATACTTGTAAAGATATGTTCTCTTTACGAAGATTAATGAATATACTCCCTTCGTATGTATCTTCTCattgtttatttcataattctctttggattattttgttaattcccCGAAATACACGTAATAGACCCCAAAATAAACCATTACAAAATCATCTATACCAGCCTTCCTTTACCGAAAAATTCTGAGCTGATCCCTTCATCAAATAAAGTTGTGTGAGCTAAAGTTCTTCTCCTCTACACTGATTGGTGGAAAGCTTTCCCACTATCCACCAATCACAGAGCTCCCTGCTGCGGACTGCTCCACTCCCTTGAGGGAACAACAGGAAATGGCTGCTACTATTCTGGCAGGAAAGAACAATTTTGCGACTAACGTCACAAGCTACGACCAGCAACCTACGTTCACCCACTTCATCACATTTCCTCTCTCTTCTCTTACAAGAAAGCGCTCCTGGAAGCAATCTCACTGCTACGTTAATACCGAGTTCTGGGGGTCagtccatatttttttcacgtGCCCTGTAGTGATACGTCAATGTTTTGGAAGTCACACCCAAGCACCTCGCTGTGATGATAATATTTAGTTTTCACTTACTTCTTCCTCTCGTCACTCACGTAACTTTGAGGGGGGTCGGATCGTCTTGCCAAACCCTAGGCATCTCCCGTTTATTCTTGTGCGTTTCCCCTCCACATATCAATATTTAATAATATTCAAGTTATCATTGAAATTCATGAATGAGGGACTCATGACTAATAGCGCGATAACTGGCGGCCATTTTCCGATGCAGGACATTGATAACTTTGTCTGTTGCGCATGAGGTAATCCCTCAGGAATATCCACATCAAAACCAGAAACTAAACACATCCCATacatttcaaatgatttttttacaattgcACTGATATCATATTCTCAATCAATATCAAGATCAAACAAACAACCAAGGTACTCAAATATCTGTCATGACATTTGTTTTTTCACTGTCGGAACACCATGTTCCGCAAGAATTTGAAACACCCTGAGGAAAAGTTGAAGACAAGATCAAATTTATTCTCCAGGGTTCTCATGaaacaatacaaaaacaaagaaaatgcaGAAAACATGTAGACAATTTAGCAATATCTGTagttttttattaatattcatgGAAGAGTTTCAGTTGAGGACTACCTGAAGAAATAATACTGCAGAAAAGGTTTAGGAATGACGTGATCCTGAATCCTGACTTTTGTTCCACTTTTACTGCCACTGTTacgaataaaatttaaaaatggaaaataaagatTGGAATAATAAGTAATGGCCAGATATCTTAGAGCAATGGTAACCTGTACTTTGATCAATTAATAACTATAATTAGTAAATATTATAAATAAACAGCTTCTGTTATATttgtaaaaatacaattataacTCCAGAACAATGAATAACCCTTTACTATTTATCCTTTTACCCCAAATATACCCTCCAGTTTTATGTTAATTAGTGAAATTTAAAATGAACACTTTTCTGATATATTCTACAAAACTATGTCAGAATCCCAGTTATTCATAATTCAACTGGTATATTCTCTATTTTTCAAATTGCAACACTTAACcgaaaaataaaattcagtaTTGGTAGtttgatattgaattttaacaATACAATGGTAATGAACCTATTGGTCAACAGCCAAATAGAAATATGCACCAGAAATCCCAGAATACCAGTTATTTAAAATTGAAGTTTCTCGATACATGTATCCTTGCCTCTTGGTATTTTCTGTTCCTTTCAACCAAAAAACGGCAacgaaaataatttgatatcaaattggtGATTTGGTATTGAATTACTCTTAAAATGTATTGGTAATGAACCTCTTAGtttacaatcataaaaaaaaagagtatgaACTTGAGGCATTATATACAGACCCATCAATCAGCACTGCTACCTGAAAACCCACGTAAGCTCACCGGCTGGTAAGGAAAGAAAACGGGTCAGTTGAGGTCTTTCAACTCAAATCATTCCTCTCCCAGGACCAAACCAAGATTAGCTAATGGAAATTAATTTGTGCACACCAGATACACAATTAGTCTGAGAGCCAGAAATACAGTTAGTTTTCATTCAAGACATTCCGCAATGAAACGATGTTAAAATACCATACAGGTAAACTTTGCCAAATCAAATCTTTTTGGACCACAGATATCATTTTAACTTTCATTTGACTTTATAAAAGAGGTATGAAAATATAACACACATTTTACATAAATTTGGTCTAGAAAATTGCTTTGACTTTATAGGTGAATATTCATATGGAAGTTTGCCTTATGCACAGTTCATCAGCAGTAGCATTATACACGATGAGATACACTTTGTGGGGGCTTTGACTAGGCTTTTCTATCTCATAGttcaatatcaaattctgcTAACATTATTAACCacataaatatgtttttatgccatctttaaaaaatgagaaagtaATATGGCCCCTGCTTGAAAGTCTTCTTCTCCATCCCCATGTTAATCATTCTGAGAAGGTAGGTTTTTATACTGAACTGACTTTAAAATCACTGACTCATGTCTGGGGAGATAAAACAGGGGAAAAAATTCAAATCCACCATATTTCCTCTTACACTCTTTTATAATTCATTCGAAAGAGCTTCTTCCTGGATGGGTACTCGAAAAAGCCTTCAAAAATGTCTTCCAAGTCTCCTA
Proteins encoded in this window:
- the LOC129257482 gene encoding mediator of RNA polymerase II transcription subunit 1.1-like, translating into MVHPTCVSMATLRSQRTGDTANMKDVTNSLSSCPSIKLLSRHDQAIKPTGNAQLKYFPKVADFGDIIAFLSRQSYLPELSKTGTKDIENIPKKTKPVPLERQKKRKEEKEKVCEENIETKVNSPCIRVTNIDNRDAEKNLGKESEEEVKTVELKTIDTNTTGVTPPPFKFTDLLDITKSRRIQRYQNRTKPTESPDKNRGPVEGQNSPQYSSRTKHIMIETSFLDNSPYIIPEKKPEKEKLPFDDNKDGPLIIPLDSEKAKLFESLNSYTPQVPFIPPPPLWGMVSTHPRQPMIDPPSYSPPSSPPPFYQPPSPEYTNPPPPLEFDGNRFRSNTLTYLHEVKDYLTMTKKRNQVKQKLYHLQLEAPKPRLIPCQSIGVYGPPHYGDEFHGAISREEADRLLTNGGEGSYVVRESQRARGSYTLGLR